From Denitrovibrio acetiphilus DSM 12809, the proteins below share one genomic window:
- the lysA gene encoding diaminopimelate decarboxylase: MTEKKVPFSKEQIEEIIKKFPTPFHIYDEKAIVENAKRFKKAFEWAPNFKNYFAVKALPNPAIVKLLKNEGFGADCSSMAELLICDMVGITGDDIMFTSNETPEEEYQKAMEQKAVINLDDITHIDFLEKCAGLPETICFRYNPGPLKGGNDIIGKPEDAKYGLTKTQMIEAYKIMKSKGVKKFGMHTMVASNELNVDYFVETAVILFEMAAEIATEVGINLDFINLGGGIGIPYKPEQDEVNLEELGSKIKAKYDEILSSKGFQPEIYFECGRMITGPYGYLVTKAIHTKSIYKEYIGVDASMANLMRPGMYGSYHHVTVLGKENAEPVFTYDVVGSLCENCDKFAVDRKLPKIEIDDVLAIHDTGAHGHSMGFNYNGKLRSAELLLKADGTAEMIRRAETYEDLFATLKF; encoded by the coding sequence ATGACTGAAAAAAAGGTACCATTTTCTAAAGAACAGATAGAAGAAATCATCAAAAAATTCCCGACACCTTTTCACATTTATGATGAAAAAGCCATCGTCGAGAATGCCAAAAGATTCAAAAAGGCTTTTGAGTGGGCACCTAACTTCAAAAACTACTTTGCTGTTAAGGCTCTCCCAAACCCTGCCATCGTCAAACTCCTCAAAAATGAAGGATTCGGTGCCGATTGCAGCTCTATGGCGGAACTTCTCATATGCGACATGGTCGGCATCACAGGCGATGACATCATGTTCACATCAAACGAAACCCCTGAAGAAGAATACCAAAAGGCAATGGAACAGAAAGCTGTCATCAATCTTGATGATATTACCCATATAGACTTTCTTGAAAAATGCGCCGGTCTGCCGGAAACAATATGTTTCAGGTACAACCCAGGCCCCCTGAAGGGCGGAAACGACATCATAGGCAAACCTGAAGACGCAAAATACGGGCTGACAAAAACTCAGATGATAGAAGCCTATAAGATTATGAAATCAAAAGGCGTTAAAAAATTCGGTATGCACACAATGGTAGCATCTAACGAACTTAACGTTGACTACTTCGTTGAAACAGCCGTCATACTCTTTGAAATGGCAGCAGAAATCGCAACCGAAGTAGGCATAAACCTCGACTTCATAAATCTTGGCGGCGGGATAGGCATCCCATACAAACCAGAGCAGGATGAAGTTAATCTCGAAGAACTAGGATCTAAGATTAAGGCTAAATATGACGAAATACTCTCATCAAAAGGTTTCCAGCCAGAGATTTATTTCGAGTGCGGACGCATGATAACGGGACCTTACGGCTACCTTGTCACAAAAGCTATACACACTAAAAGCATCTATAAAGAATACATCGGCGTGGACGCAAGCATGGCAAACCTTATGCGCCCGGGAATGTACGGCTCTTACCACCACGTAACAGTGCTTGGGAAAGAAAATGCAGAACCCGTTTTTACATATGACGTTGTCGGCTCACTTTGTGAAAACTGCGACAAGTTCGCAGTAGACAGAAAGCTGCCTAAGATAGAAATTGACGATGTTTTAGCTATACATGACACAGGGGCACACGGTCACTCTATGGGCTTCAACTATAACGGTAAACTTCGCTCTGCCGAACTCCTGCTTAAAGCTGACGGAACAGCAGAGATGATAAGACGTGCTGAAACCTATGAGGATCTTTTTGCTACTCTGAAGTTCTGA
- a CDS encoding cytochrome c3 family protein: MIKKFSWLLLIMITFAAVFGCAKFYYQSPLVKFNHEEHVDILFQQKRDCFYCHKLPNIETFIQQDGELKITPELKVDGQCHTCHKNRNTKVASAPHNCNICHENMKVMRPDDHVNNWMTLHAAEASLNMKECESCHKDWYCESCHTKQNSAEKIRHSRSFKLKHSMEAMIDPGSCDTCHRVDFCMTCHRDGFNFLSGRKK; encoded by the coding sequence ATGATTAAAAAGTTTTCATGGCTTTTATTAATAATGATAACGTTTGCGGCGGTTTTCGGCTGTGCCAAGTTTTACTATCAGTCTCCGCTGGTGAAGTTTAACCACGAAGAACATGTAGATATTCTCTTTCAGCAGAAGAGAGACTGCTTTTACTGTCATAAACTGCCGAATATCGAAACCTTTATTCAGCAGGACGGTGAGCTTAAGATCACCCCTGAGCTTAAAGTTGATGGTCAGTGCCATACATGTCATAAAAACAGAAATACTAAGGTTGCGTCCGCTCCGCACAACTGTAATATCTGTCACGAGAATATGAAAGTTATGCGTCCTGATGACCATGTGAACAACTGGATGACTCTGCACGCTGCGGAAGCGTCACTTAACATGAAAGAGTGCGAGAGCTGCCACAAAGACTGGTATTGCGAAAGCTGCCATACTAAGCAGAATTCGGCTGAAAAGATAAGACACTCCAGGTCTTTTAAACTCAAGCATTCGATGGAAGCCATGATTGACCCAGGTTCGTGTGACACTTGTCATCGGGTGGATTTCTGTATGACGTGCCACAGAGACGGGTTTAATTTCTTATCTGGAAGGAAAAAATAG
- a CDS encoding D-alanine--D-alanine ligase family protein, producing the protein MNIGLVYDLRSDYLKMGFSEEDTAEFDSEETISAIETALCECGHSVERIGNYFALHKKLAAQKSWDLVFNIAEGLYGMGRESLVPCVLDAYGINYTFSDPLAISLTLHKGMAKHILKGCGVATADFAVVNNLGDIDSINLGFPLFAKPAAEGTGKGISDRSIVWNSADLKRVCTELLVRYSQPVLVEKLLEGREFTVGIIGSGSEAVSVGVMEILPRNKEGIFVYSYENKENCESLLDYSLVYGDTADRCADVALRAYRALGCRDAGRVDVRLDGDGIANVIELNPLPGLHPTHSDLPMIWTKAGMSYRQLICSIAAKAKARVEHIQESKAI; encoded by the coding sequence ATGAATATTGGTCTCGTTTATGACCTCCGCAGCGACTACCTTAAAATGGGATTCAGTGAGGAGGATACAGCAGAGTTTGACAGTGAGGAAACGATATCAGCTATAGAGACAGCTCTCTGCGAATGCGGGCACAGTGTTGAGCGTATAGGGAACTATTTTGCTCTTCATAAGAAGCTCGCAGCGCAGAAGAGCTGGGATCTTGTGTTTAACATTGCAGAGGGGCTTTACGGCATGGGGCGGGAGTCTCTCGTACCATGTGTTCTGGATGCTTACGGTATCAACTATACCTTTTCGGATCCGCTTGCGATCAGCCTTACCCTGCATAAGGGGATGGCAAAGCATATCCTGAAAGGGTGCGGGGTTGCCACTGCTGACTTCGCTGTGGTTAATAATCTAGGCGATATCGATAGTATAAACCTTGGTTTTCCGTTGTTTGCAAAGCCCGCAGCGGAAGGCACAGGCAAAGGGATTAGCGACAGGTCGATAGTCTGGAACAGCGCAGACCTGAAAAGAGTTTGTACTGAGCTTCTTGTAAGATACAGTCAGCCTGTGCTTGTTGAAAAACTGCTCGAAGGACGTGAGTTTACAGTGGGGATAATAGGATCCGGCAGTGAAGCTGTGAGCGTTGGTGTTATGGAAATATTGCCGAGAAACAAAGAAGGAATATTCGTTTATTCCTATGAGAACAAAGAGAATTGTGAATCTCTTCTGGACTATAGTCTTGTTTACGGTGATACAGCAGACAGGTGTGCAGATGTTGCCCTTAGAGCATACAGAGCACTGGGGTGCAGAGACGCAGGGCGTGTTGACGTCAGGCTTGACGGTGACGGAATAGCAAATGTTATAGAGCTTAACCCTCTGCCGGGGCTGCATCCGACACATTCAGATTTGCCTATGATATGGACTAAGGCCGGCATGTCCTACAGACAGCTAATATGCAGCATTGCAGCAAAGGCGAAGGCCAGAGTTGAGCATATACAGGAGAGTAAAGCGATATGA
- a CDS encoding sigma-54 interaction domain-containing protein, with protein MFTDKRPEFTMVDISLLKDPETGGYKKTLRKFWDIFPAAHIIVLAAQNEIREAVSAVKCGATNYITYPVDPVELKYIIENTSETQMMEHELGFLREKFWRDDAERMVRTNSKAMRDVYAKVMRVAETDATILITGETGTGKSLLAKIIHSHSKRNGNQFISVHCGAIPDTLIESELFGHEKGAFTGAVKRKLGRFEIASGGTIFLDEIGTITSQTQIKLLQILQDGTFNRVGGETVIKTDARVISATNEDLKELCKSGDFRSDLYYRLNVFPVEIPALRERKEDIPLLVDTFLSTLSERYVREIDGLHPLVEEAFMEYDWPGNIRELENIVERAFIIEPSDVLTPASFPQELFGYCKVDHDDMIDISRPLADVRKHSIERVETKYLQQLLEKTGGSIKDTAAAAGMTVRNLHNLMTKYGLHKETYK; from the coding sequence ATGTTTACAGATAAGCGTCCGGAATTTACTATGGTTGATATTTCACTTCTGAAAGACCCCGAAACAGGCGGCTATAAGAAAACTTTGAGGAAATTCTGGGACATATTCCCCGCTGCACATATAATAGTTCTCGCTGCTCAGAACGAAATCAGAGAAGCTGTCAGTGCTGTTAAGTGTGGTGCAACGAACTATATCACATATCCTGTAGACCCTGTTGAGCTTAAATACATCATTGAAAATACTTCTGAAACACAAATGATGGAGCATGAGCTTGGTTTCCTGCGTGAAAAGTTCTGGCGTGACGATGCGGAACGCATGGTGCGTACTAACAGCAAGGCTATGCGTGATGTGTATGCTAAGGTTATGCGTGTAGCTGAAACTGATGCGACAATACTTATCACAGGCGAGACGGGCACAGGGAAGAGTCTGCTGGCAAAGATAATTCATTCTCACAGTAAAAGAAATGGCAATCAGTTTATAAGTGTGCACTGCGGTGCTATTCCTGATACGTTAATAGAGAGCGAACTTTTCGGACATGAGAAAGGTGCTTTTACCGGTGCTGTTAAGCGCAAACTGGGTCGGTTTGAAATAGCTTCCGGCGGAACGATATTTCTGGATGAAATAGGAACTATCACTTCCCAAACACAGATAAAGCTTTTGCAGATACTTCAGGACGGAACGTTTAACCGTGTTGGAGGCGAAACAGTCATAAAGACTGATGCAAGAGTGATATCAGCCACAAACGAAGATTTAAAAGAACTCTGTAAATCCGGTGATTTCCGCAGTGACCTTTACTATCGTCTGAATGTCTTTCCTGTGGAAATTCCTGCTCTGCGGGAAAGAAAAGAGGATATACCGCTTCTTGTTGATACTTTTTTATCAACGCTTTCAGAGCGTTATGTCAGGGAGATTGATGGTCTTCACCCCCTTGTTGAGGAAGCGTTCATGGAATATGACTGGCCTGGAAATATCAGAGAGCTGGAAAATATCGTTGAACGTGCCTTTATCATCGAGCCTTCTGATGTGCTGACTCCTGCGAGCTTTCCTCAGGAACTTTTTGGCTACTGCAAAGTTGACCATGACGATATGATAGATATCTCCCGACCACTTGCTGATGTTCGTAAACACAGCATAGAGAGGGTAGAGACAAAATATCTTCAGCAGCTTCTGGAAAAAACAGGTGGCAGTATAAAAGATACAGCGGCGGCGGCGGGGATGACAGTCCGGAACCTGCATAATCTTATGACAAAATATGGTCTGCATAAAGAGACTTATAAATAA
- a CDS encoding D-alanine--D-alanine ligase family protein, with amino-acid sequence MKIENMKVHIAHTDVDMNSSSADKEVLDQAEEIKSALISLGAKPYVTGYKNALKKLSAHKDRPDAVFNLVESVNGTDRDMYRAAMFFHNSYYPYTGSPYKSLQVLSDKVVMKRVMADCDILTPMWHKYNEPDTFFHKGEYIVKPLYEHGSFKISGESIVSMIDVDDADSKVAGMHPDNPEIFFAERYIDGREFNISVIEVKGEPVLLPLAEIVFEGYDGKRKIVCEKAKWDENSEEASGTVRTFGTVSKGSRLEEKIEKITLKCWDKFNLSGYARVDIRVDALGEPYVLEVNANPTLAKDAGFFAACTEAGYSHNQMIELIILAAMRRK; translated from the coding sequence ATGAAAATAGAGAATATGAAAGTACATATAGCTCATACAGATGTTGATATGAACAGTAGTTCAGCCGACAAGGAGGTGCTTGATCAGGCTGAAGAAATTAAAAGTGCTCTGATATCGCTTGGTGCAAAGCCATACGTTACAGGTTATAAAAATGCCCTTAAAAAATTATCTGCACATAAAGACAGACCCGATGCGGTTTTTAACCTTGTTGAATCTGTAAATGGTACAGACAGGGATATGTACAGGGCTGCTATGTTCTTTCATAACAGCTATTACCCCTATACTGGTTCACCTTATAAAAGTCTTCAGGTTTTGAGCGATAAAGTTGTAATGAAAAGAGTTATGGCAGATTGTGATATCCTGACGCCTATGTGGCATAAGTATAATGAACCTGATACTTTTTTCCATAAAGGAGAGTATATAGTAAAGCCGCTTTATGAACATGGATCGTTCAAAATAAGCGGTGAAAGCATTGTGTCGATGATTGATGTTGACGATGCAGACAGCAAGGTAGCTGGTATGCATCCTGACAATCCGGAAATATTTTTTGCTGAAAGATACATAGACGGTAGAGAATTTAACATTTCAGTCATTGAAGTTAAAGGTGAACCCGTTCTGCTCCCCCTTGCAGAAATAGTTTTTGAGGGCTATGATGGCAAAAGAAAGATAGTCTGCGAAAAAGCAAAATGGGATGAAAATTCGGAAGAAGCATCCGGCACTGTACGTACATTTGGCACTGTAAGCAAAGGGAGCAGACTGGAAGAGAAGATCGAGAAGATAACACTGAAATGCTGGGATAAATTTAATTTATCTGGTTATGCCAGAGTAGACATAAGGGTTGATGCGCTTGGAGAGCCTTATGTGCTTGAAGTAAATGCCAACCCTACCTTAGCAAAAGATGCAGGTTTTTTTGCTGCCTGTACTGAAGCAGGGTACAGCCATAACCAAATGATAGAATTGATTATCCTTGCGGCAATGAGGCGAAAATAA
- a CDS encoding cytochrome c3 family protein: protein MFKYLFIAVLTFSALTALAETCSYSDCHSDIISGKNVHSPAGEGSCLDCHMADDSLIAAHEEDPETHKSFEAPVSDGEVLCFMCHEDNKTVKKYVHGPVAAGDCTACHDPHSSDNKYQLKENTQQLCLRCHTEKNESMTIAHKHQPVLEDCTTCHNPHNSDHEMFLEKDISELCFDCHSDIGERVTKMEYVHAPVEADGCPACHNVHGSENPYILYDYFPESFYNDYKQGLYKLCFECHDDSKLSKEGDTGFRNGDQNLHWVHVTMEKKGRSCKACHEVHASSQPLHIRAKVPFGSSGWELPIKFTQSENGGSCVVGCHKKKAYDRETPAENK from the coding sequence ATGTTCAAGTATCTATTTATTGCAGTGCTGACATTCTCAGCACTAACTGCTCTTGCAGAAACGTGCAGCTATTCCGATTGCCATTCTGATATAATTTCCGGCAAAAATGTCCACTCACCAGCGGGGGAAGGATCCTGCCTTGACTGCCATATGGCGGATGACTCACTTATAGCAGCACACGAGGAAGATCCGGAAACACACAAAAGCTTTGAAGCCCCTGTCTCCGATGGTGAAGTCCTCTGCTTTATGTGCCACGAAGACAACAAAACTGTAAAAAAATACGTACACGGTCCTGTTGCTGCTGGCGACTGCACAGCTTGCCATGACCCTCACTCCTCAGACAACAAATACCAGCTTAAAGAAAACACACAGCAGCTATGCCTCAGATGCCACACAGAAAAAAATGAGTCCATGACCATAGCCCACAAACATCAGCCCGTCCTAGAGGACTGCACTACCTGCCATAACCCTCATAACTCTGACCATGAAATGTTTCTGGAAAAGGATATATCTGAGCTCTGTTTTGACTGCCACAGCGACATCGGCGAAAGAGTTACCAAAATGGAATATGTCCATGCTCCTGTTGAAGCCGACGGCTGCCCCGCATGCCATAATGTACACGGTTCAGAAAATCCATATATACTCTACGACTATTTCCCTGAAAGCTTTTATAACGATTATAAACAAGGGCTGTATAAGCTCTGTTTCGAGTGTCACGACGACAGCAAACTGTCTAAAGAGGGCGACACAGGCTTCCGCAACGGCGACCAGAACCTCCACTGGGTTCATGTCACTATGGAAAAGAAGGGGAGGAGCTGCAAAGCGTGTCACGAAGTACACGCCTCATCTCAACCGCTTCATATACGAGCTAAAGTACCTTTCGGCTCAAGCGGCTGGGAACTGCCGATAAAATTTACGCAGAGCGAAAACGGCGGGTCATGTGTTGTCGGCTGTCATAAAAAGAAAGCCTACGACAGAGAAACTCCGGCAGAGAACAAGTAA
- a CDS encoding cytochrome c3 family protein has translation MDASKGNAPQLIKPSDHGGGFGWENEKCYLCHTVAELEDAHDFSPNLIDSFGKLDSADTGACLYCHGTNGLSGITAESYQCTKCHADSNIVRSADMFKGHNTHDMNGDGEMTNADCVVCHSFSDMNGEIDVSVDFTKGSTAYTDVSSFCLNCHDGNGAFGIMPPALKFDADTTNLYSTYMGVGETESVQRQTADIHGVKNGNGQSFADFRGLYASNTTVSCLSCHKVHTSDNKYLITDSGESADLADAAALGASVSVKDDDFSELCALCHVTVGGSPTDNGLTGVVHSSTYSSKCTDCHYHGAGYGATEDLF, from the coding sequence GTGGATGCATCAAAAGGGAATGCTCCTCAGCTGATTAAACCGTCAGATCATGGTGGAGGATTTGGGTGGGAGAATGAGAAATGCTATCTTTGCCACACTGTCGCTGAGCTTGAAGATGCGCATGATTTCAGCCCAAATCTCATTGATAGTTTTGGGAAGCTTGATTCCGCTGATACAGGCGCCTGTCTTTACTGTCACGGAACAAACGGGCTCTCCGGAATTACAGCAGAATCTTATCAGTGTACGAAATGCCATGCTGACAGCAATATTGTGCGTTCGGCAGATATGTTCAAAGGGCATAATACGCACGACATGAACGGTGACGGGGAAATGACTAATGCCGACTGTGTTGTCTGTCACTCGTTTTCTGACATGAACGGAGAGATAGATGTAAGCGTAGACTTTACTAAAGGGAGCACAGCATATACTGACGTTTCTTCCTTTTGTCTGAACTGTCATGACGGAAACGGTGCCTTTGGCATCATGCCTCCGGCTCTGAAGTTTGATGCGGATACGACAAATCTTTACAGCACTTATATGGGTGTTGGAGAGACTGAGAGTGTTCAGAGGCAGACTGCGGATATTCATGGCGTAAAGAATGGAAATGGGCAGAGTTTTGCAGATTTCAGAGGGCTTTATGCGTCCAATACAACAGTGTCATGCCTTAGCTGTCATAAGGTGCATACCTCTGATAATAAGTATCTTATAACTGATTCCGGTGAAAGTGCAGACCTTGCCGATGCCGCTGCTTTGGGTGCTTCAGTATCTGTAAAGGATGATGATTTTTCTGAGTTATGTGCCCTTTGCCACGTTACAGTTGGCGGTTCGCCGACAGACAATGGTCTCACAGGAGTTGTTCACTCCAGTACATATTCATCCAAATGTACCGACTGTCACTATCACGGTGCGGGGTACGGTGCAACAGAAGATTTGTTCTGA
- a CDS encoding KamA family radical SAM protein, producing MSTIAEVPISSGQINGATGRTVVNADDFRKRYFKGTTKKQWNDWRWQLANILRSREDVEKIVKLSESEACAFETCSGLPFAVTPYYASLLTGTSSCDAVRRTVIPTHMEMIKGRGEADDPLGEDSCSPVDGLVHRYPDRVLFLVTEHCSTYCRYCTRSRKMGEIHSGNIKERWQKAIDYIKATPQVRDVLISGGDPLVLPDASIKWLLESLSAIEHVEMIRIGTKAPVVLPQRITKSLIKILKSVRPLFMSIHFTHPDELTAETVQACNMLADAGIPLGSQTVLLKGVNDSVDTLKGLYHGLLKVRVRPYYLYQCDPISGSGHFRTKVETGLNMIKGLRGHTTGYAIPNYVIDAPGGGGKIPLIPDYFQGKSEGQIMLKNYQGNTYLYPDEVL from the coding sequence GTGAGCACAATAGCAGAAGTCCCCATAAGCTCCGGACAGATTAATGGAGCTACAGGAAGAACTGTTGTTAATGCAGATGATTTTCGTAAACGCTACTTCAAAGGCACTACTAAGAAGCAGTGGAACGACTGGCGCTGGCAGCTTGCTAATATTTTACGCAGCAGAGAAGATGTCGAGAAAATTGTTAAACTTTCCGAGAGCGAGGCTTGTGCTTTTGAGACATGCAGCGGGCTCCCGTTTGCTGTTACGCCTTACTATGCATCTCTCCTTACCGGTACATCTTCCTGTGATGCCGTGCGGAGAACTGTCATACCCACTCATATGGAGATGATAAAAGGCCGCGGTGAAGCGGATGACCCCCTTGGTGAAGACAGCTGTTCACCCGTGGATGGGCTCGTGCACAGATATCCGGACAGGGTACTGTTTCTGGTGACTGAACACTGCTCAACTTATTGCAGGTATTGTACCAGATCAAGGAAGATGGGTGAAATTCACAGCGGAAACATTAAAGAACGCTGGCAGAAGGCAATAGACTATATAAAAGCAACCCCGCAGGTGCGTGATGTGCTCATCTCCGGAGGAGACCCGCTTGTCCTGCCGGATGCGTCGATAAAATGGCTGCTTGAGAGCCTGAGTGCTATTGAGCATGTTGAGATGATACGGATAGGAACTAAGGCTCCTGTTGTTCTTCCTCAGAGGATAACTAAAAGCCTTATAAAGATACTGAAAAGCGTTAGACCGCTGTTTATGAGCATACATTTCACTCATCCGGACGAGCTCACAGCAGAGACTGTTCAGGCGTGTAATATGCTTGCAGATGCCGGTATTCCGCTTGGAAGCCAGACAGTGCTTCTGAAAGGGGTCAACGACTCTGTAGATACACTGAAAGGGCTTTACCACGGGCTTCTTAAGGTTAGGGTGAGACCGTACTATCTTTATCAGTGTGACCCAATAAGCGGGTCGGGGCATTTTCGCACGAAAGTGGAAACAGGCTTAAACATGATAAAGGGACTTCGTGGGCATACCACAGGGTACGCTATCCCTAACTATGTTATAGATGCCCCCGGCGGGGGTGGGAAAATACCTCTGATACCAGACTATTTTCAAGGTAAATCAGAGGGGCAGATAATGCTTAAGAACTATCAGGGGAACACCTATCTTTACCCTGACGAGGTGCTCTGA
- a CDS encoding GNAT family N-acetyltransferase has protein sequence MTENNVPVFKHGITEEDLVDVYEIAGSSGFFSKDETMLVDEVAREAIQKGELMSGYSFIFCTIDGRKAGFACYGLIPCTDERYRIYWLAVDNRLRRGGVGTSLIKEVEKTIVSKGGKRVYLETSMRPQYQPTNDFYRKCGYIAEAKLENFYFDGDGMVVYVKIL, from the coding sequence ATGACTGAGAACAATGTCCCGGTTTTTAAACACGGGATAACTGAAGAGGATCTTGTTGATGTCTACGAAATAGCTGGCAGTAGCGGTTTCTTCAGCAAAGACGAGACGATGCTAGTGGATGAGGTTGCCAGAGAGGCAATCCAGAAAGGTGAACTAATGAGCGGGTATTCATTTATCTTTTGCACTATCGACGGGCGAAAGGCTGGATTCGCTTGTTACGGTCTCATACCCTGTACTGACGAAAGATACAGGATATACTGGCTGGCAGTAGATAACAGATTGAGGAGAGGCGGCGTCGGAACTTCTCTTATTAAAGAAGTTGAAAAAACGATAGTTTCAAAAGGTGGTAAGAGAGTTTATCTGGAAACCTCTATGCGCCCTCAATATCAGCCCACTAACGATTTCTACAGGAAGTGTGGATATATAGCCGAAGCAAAGCTGGAAAACTTTTACTTTGACGGCGACGGTATGGTTGTTTACGTTAAAATACTTTAA
- the amt gene encoding ammonium transporter gives MDAVYSNIMWVLVCSFLVALMQAGFACLETGFVRSKNNVNVAVKNLVDFCISASLFTLIGYGLMFGDSFFGIVGEFSYISISKTSIEEITFYVFQLMFAGTAATIISGAVAERMKFSGYIIVTIFMSVLIYPICGHWAWAIDSSGSLTGWLGKFGFMDFAGSTVVHSVAGWCALAAVIIIGPRLGRFGRNGRAIDGQNLPIAVLGVFLLWVGFFGFNGGSTLAINDNVPIIIANTTLAGAAGGISAMFFSWYKYGMPKVEHIINGVVAGLVAICAGCNLFNELAGFAVGFVAGILCVMAMLYLEKRLIDDVIGAVPAHLVAGVWGTLSIALFAPVTSFSVASGRFEQFGIQLVGVAAIGFYSFNVMYFVIMGLKKWVKFRVTEDDERIGLNISEHGSSTSLLDLISQMDMQARSGDFSKYVDIEPETEAGHIATFYNSVLEKFHIESMRRQTAMDELYKLANYDSLTSLINRRYFYDITEKAIYRTKRNRKKLALLFLDLDGFKRVNDTLGHEAGDELLVQVAERGLETIRESDVFGRVGGDEFCIVVENVESERDMANLARKIIKKISATYSLKAAKANIGVSIGIAVYDGFTGQDMTPDELVKRADKAMYTIKTGAKGSFSFYSEESGT, from the coding sequence ATGGATGCAGTCTACTCAAATATCATGTGGGTACTGGTGTGCAGTTTTCTTGTTGCTCTTATGCAGGCGGGCTTTGCTTGTCTTGAGACAGGTTTCGTACGTTCGAAAAACAACGTAAATGTTGCTGTTAAGAACCTTGTGGACTTCTGCATAAGCGCATCACTTTTCACTCTCATCGGCTACGGGCTTATGTTCGGGGATTCGTTTTTCGGTATTGTTGGTGAATTCAGTTATATCAGCATATCCAAAACATCAATCGAAGAGATAACATTTTACGTCTTTCAGCTTATGTTTGCGGGCACAGCAGCAACTATTATTTCCGGTGCTGTGGCAGAGCGAATGAAGTTTTCAGGCTATATTATTGTGACAATTTTCATGTCAGTGCTTATATACCCGATATGTGGGCACTGGGCTTGGGCTATTGACAGCAGCGGAAGCTTAACCGGCTGGCTGGGGAAATTCGGCTTCATGGATTTCGCCGGATCAACAGTGGTTCACAGCGTCGCCGGATGGTGTGCACTGGCAGCGGTTATAATCATAGGGCCGAGGCTGGGGCGTTTTGGCAGAAATGGCAGAGCTATTGACGGTCAGAACCTGCCTATTGCCGTGTTGGGAGTTTTTCTGCTTTGGGTTGGGTTTTTCGGGTTTAATGGTGGGAGCACACTTGCCATCAATGACAATGTACCCATTATCATAGCGAACACCACTCTCGCAGGAGCTGCCGGAGGTATCTCTGCGATGTTTTTCAGCTGGTACAAATACGGCATGCCCAAAGTTGAGCATATCATAAACGGTGTTGTTGCGGGGCTTGTAGCAATATGCGCCGGTTGTAATCTGTTTAACGAGCTTGCGGGGTTTGCTGTGGGCTTTGTTGCCGGTATCCTTTGTGTGATGGCAATGCTTTATCTTGAAAAGAGACTTATTGACGATGTAATAGGAGCTGTTCCGGCTCATCTTGTAGCCGGGGTATGGGGAACGCTTTCTATTGCGCTTTTTGCTCCTGTTACGTCTTTTTCTGTCGCTTCCGGTCGGTTCGAGCAGTTCGGTATACAGCTTGTTGGGGTGGCAGCCATAGGTTTTTATTCGTTTAATGTAATGTACTTTGTCATCATGGGGCTGAAGAAGTGGGTCAAATTCCGTGTTACAGAAGACGATGAGCGTATAGGTCTGAACATCTCTGAACACGGTTCATCAACAAGCTTGCTGGATCTTATAAGCCAGATGGATATGCAGGCACGCAGCGGTGATTTTTCAAAATACGTTGATATAGAGCCGGAGACAGAGGCGGGGCACATTGCTACATTTTATAACTCAGTCCTGGAAAAATTTCATATTGAGTCTATGCGAAGGCAGACGGCGATGGATGAGCTGTATAAACTTGCCAACTATGATTCACTCACCAGCCTTATTAATCGAAGATACTTCTACGATATTACAGAAAAAGCAATATACAGAACAAAACGAAACCGGAAGAAACTGGCTCTGCTGTTTCTGGATCTTGACGGGTTCAAACGTGTGAACGATACACTTGGGCATGAAGCGGGGGATGAGCTCCTTGTGCAGGTTGCGGAAAGAGGACTTGAAACTATAAGAGAGTCTGACGTTTTCGGACGGGTCGGCGGGGATGAATTCTGTATTGTTGTTGAGAATGTTGAGTCTGAAAGAGATATGGCAAACTTAGCGAGAAAGATAATAAAGAAAATCTCAGCGACATATTCTCTGAAAGCGGCTAAAGCTAATATCGGAGTTTCAATAGGCATTGCTGTATATGACGGATTTACCGGACAGGATATGACACCGGATGAGCTGGTGAAGAGAGCAGATAAAGCTATGTACACCATAAAAACCGGAGCGAAAGGGAGTTTCTCTTTCTATAGTGAAGAGAGCGGAACTTAG